The following proteins are encoded in a genomic region of Parus major isolate Abel chromosome 20, Parus_major1.1, whole genome shotgun sequence:
- the HNF4A gene encoding hepatocyte nuclear factor 4-alpha isoform X1: MRLSKALIDMEMADYSAALDPAYTTLEFENMQVLAMGNDTSPSEAASLNTSSSIGVSTLCAICGDRATGKHYGASSCDGCKGFFRRSVRKNHMYSCRFNRQCVVDKDKRNQCRYCRLKKCFRAGMKKEAVQNERDRISTRRSSYEDSSLPSINALLHAEALAQQISSPVPVLNGDIRGKKIANISDVCESMKQQLLVLVEWAKYIPPFCELPLDDQVALLRAHAGEHLLLGAAKRSMVFKDVLLLGNDHIIPRNCPELVEVNRVAIRILDELVLPFQELQIDDNEYACLKAIIFFDPDAKGLSDPSKIKRMRYQVQVSLEDYINDRQYDSRGRFGELLLLLPVLQSITWQMIEQIQFVKLFGMAKIDNLLQEMLLGGSSSETPHAHHPLHPHLIQENLGTNVIVANTMPPQMHNGQMSTPETPQPSPPAGSGSEQYKLLPGAIATVAKQPTSIPQPAITKQEVI, from the exons ACACATCTCCGTCAGAAGCAGCCAGCCTCAACACTTCCAGCAGCATTGGGGTGAGCACGCTGTGTGCCATCTGCGGGGACCGCGCCACGGGGAAGCACTACGGGGCTTCCAGCTGCGATGGCTGCAAAGGCTTCTTCAGGAGGAGCGTCCGGAAGAACCACATGTACTCCTGCAG GTTTAACAGGCAGTGTGTGGTagacaaagacaaaagaaacCAGTGCCGGTACTGCAGGCTCAAGAAGTGCTTCCGAGCAGGAATGAAGAAGGAAG CTGTACAAAATGAACGGGACCGAATCAGCACCCGCAGATCAAGTTACGAGGACAGCAGCTTGCCCTCCATCAATGCCCTCCTGCACGCagaagccctggcacagcag ATATCATCCCCGGTTCCTGTGCTCAACGGAGACATCCGAGGGAAGAAGATTGCTAATATTTCTGACGTGTGTGAGTccatgaagcagcagctgctggtgttgGTGGAGTGGGCCAAGTACATCCCCCCGTTCTGTGAGCTGCCCCTGGATGACCAG GTAGCACTGCTACGTGCACACGCAGGGGAGCATCTGTTACTGGGAGCTGCCAAGAGGTCCATGGTGTTCAAGGATGTCTTGCTGCTAG GAAATGATCACATCATCCCGCGGAACTGCCCCGAGCTGGTGGAGGTGAATCGTGTGGCCATCCGCATCCTGGACGAGCTGGTCCTGcccttccaggagctgcagataGATGACAATGAATATGCCTGCTTGAAAGCCATCATCTTCTTTGACCCAG ATGCCAAGGGACTGAGCGACCCGTCCAAGATCAAGCGGATGCGGTACCAGGTGCAGGTGAGCCTGGAGGATTACATCAACGACCGGCAGTACGACTCGCGGGGCCGCTtcggggagctgctgctgctgctgcccgtgCTGCAGAGCATCACCTGGCAGATGATAGAGCAGATCCAGTTTGTCAAGCTCTTTGGCATGGCTAAGATTGACaacctgctgcaggagatgctgctgggag GCTCATCAAGTGAAACGCCACATGCCCACCACCCCCTGCACCCTCATCTGATCCAGGAGAACCTGGGAACAAACGTCATTGTGGCCAACACAATGCCTCCTCAGATGCACAACGGGCAGATGT ctACTCCAGAAACTCCACAGCCTTCTCCACCCGCGGGCTCAGGATCAGAGCAGTAcaagctgctgcctggagccaTTGCAACGGTGGCAAAGCAGCCCACGTCCATCCCACAGCCTGCCATCACAAAACAGGAGGTCATCTAG
- the HNF4A gene encoding hepatocyte nuclear factor 4-alpha isoform X2, giving the protein MVNVSTQLSAKMEAPYDTSPSEAASLNTSSSIGVSTLCAICGDRATGKHYGASSCDGCKGFFRRSVRKNHMYSCRFNRQCVVDKDKRNQCRYCRLKKCFRAGMKKEAVQNERDRISTRRSSYEDSSLPSINALLHAEALAQQISSPVPVLNGDIRGKKIANISDVCESMKQQLLVLVEWAKYIPPFCELPLDDQVALLRAHAGEHLLLGAAKRSMVFKDVLLLGNDHIIPRNCPELVEVNRVAIRILDELVLPFQELQIDDNEYACLKAIIFFDPDAKGLSDPSKIKRMRYQVQVSLEDYINDRQYDSRGRFGELLLLLPVLQSITWQMIEQIQFVKLFGMAKIDNLLQEMLLGGSSSETPHAHHPLHPHLIQENLGTNVIVANTMPPQMHNGQMSTPETPQPSPPAGSGSEQYKLLPGAIATVAKQPTSIPQPAITKQEVI; this is encoded by the exons ACACATCTCCGTCAGAAGCAGCCAGCCTCAACACTTCCAGCAGCATTGGGGTGAGCACGCTGTGTGCCATCTGCGGGGACCGCGCCACGGGGAAGCACTACGGGGCTTCCAGCTGCGATGGCTGCAAAGGCTTCTTCAGGAGGAGCGTCCGGAAGAACCACATGTACTCCTGCAG GTTTAACAGGCAGTGTGTGGTagacaaagacaaaagaaacCAGTGCCGGTACTGCAGGCTCAAGAAGTGCTTCCGAGCAGGAATGAAGAAGGAAG CTGTACAAAATGAACGGGACCGAATCAGCACCCGCAGATCAAGTTACGAGGACAGCAGCTTGCCCTCCATCAATGCCCTCCTGCACGCagaagccctggcacagcag ATATCATCCCCGGTTCCTGTGCTCAACGGAGACATCCGAGGGAAGAAGATTGCTAATATTTCTGACGTGTGTGAGTccatgaagcagcagctgctggtgttgGTGGAGTGGGCCAAGTACATCCCCCCGTTCTGTGAGCTGCCCCTGGATGACCAG GTAGCACTGCTACGTGCACACGCAGGGGAGCATCTGTTACTGGGAGCTGCCAAGAGGTCCATGGTGTTCAAGGATGTCTTGCTGCTAG GAAATGATCACATCATCCCGCGGAACTGCCCCGAGCTGGTGGAGGTGAATCGTGTGGCCATCCGCATCCTGGACGAGCTGGTCCTGcccttccaggagctgcagataGATGACAATGAATATGCCTGCTTGAAAGCCATCATCTTCTTTGACCCAG ATGCCAAGGGACTGAGCGACCCGTCCAAGATCAAGCGGATGCGGTACCAGGTGCAGGTGAGCCTGGAGGATTACATCAACGACCGGCAGTACGACTCGCGGGGCCGCTtcggggagctgctgctgctgctgcccgtgCTGCAGAGCATCACCTGGCAGATGATAGAGCAGATCCAGTTTGTCAAGCTCTTTGGCATGGCTAAGATTGACaacctgctgcaggagatgctgctgggag GCTCATCAAGTGAAACGCCACATGCCCACCACCCCCTGCACCCTCATCTGATCCAGGAGAACCTGGGAACAAACGTCATTGTGGCCAACACAATGCCTCCTCAGATGCACAACGGGCAGATGT ctACTCCAGAAACTCCACAGCCTTCTCCACCCGCGGGCTCAGGATCAGAGCAGTAcaagctgctgcctggagccaTTGCAACGGTGGCAAAGCAGCCCACGTCCATCCCACAGCCTGCCATCACAAAACAGGAGGTCATCTAG